In Desulfobacter hydrogenophilus, the genomic stretch AAAGGTTTTCTTTTCTAACCGGGTTGACAACCAAATCATCAAGCCGGGTGACATTAAAGCTGCATTGAAAATGATCACAGGAAAGGGGGTATAGCATGAGCGATACACAAATTGATATTAAGAAATATTTGCGGACTCAATTTTTCCCCCAGATGTGGTGTCCGGGATGTGGACACGGCACTGTCATGGGCGCACTGCTCAGGGCGATCGGTGATCTGGGATTAGACAACGACGATGTTTCCGTGATCTCAGGTATCGGGTGTTCTTCGAGAATATCCGGGTATCTGGATTTCAACACGGCGCATACCATGCACGGCAGAGCCCTTCCCACTGCCACAGGCGTTAAGCTTGCCAACCCCAACCTGAAAGTTATTGTCCCCTTTGGCGACGGCGACTCCACAGCCATCGGCGGCAACCACTTGATCCATGCCTGCAGAAGAAATATCGATATTACGGCCATCGTCATGAACAACCGGATCTACGGCATGACCGGCGGACAGTATTCACCCATGTCCGGTCCGGGCGTAAAAGCAAGTACAGCCCCCTATGGTGTTCCCGATCGTGCCTTTGATCTGATGGAACTGGTCAAAGGCGCAGGTGCCACTTTTGTGGCAAGAACTACCGTTTACCATGCCAAAGAAGCCCAGAATACAATCAAAAAAGCCATTGAACACAAAGGTTTTTCAGTGGTTGAAATTCTGTCCCAGTGCCCCACCCAGTTCGGAAGAAAAAACAAAACAGGTGAGGCACCCCAGATGATGGAATGGTATAAGGACAATACCGTACCCATGGGCTCCAAAAAACTGGAAGAGAATCCGGATCTGATTCAACGCGGCATTTTTGTTGATGAACAAGTACCCGAATACTGTGAAGTTTACCAAGCAAACGTCATTGACAAGGTAATGAAGAAAGGATAGGCATAATGGAATCAACAGGAATTGTTTTTACAGCTTCTGGCGGACAAGGGGTCATCACTACGGCCATTATCCTTGCCAGAGCAGCTACAATCTTTGAGGGCAAGAATGCAATTCAGTCCCAGAGCTATGGAGCTGCTGCCCGTGGCGGCGCTACCCGTGCTGACATTTTAATTTCAGAAGGCAATCTTTATTACCCCAAGGTTGAAAAGGCTGACATTTTTGTCGCCCTGATGCAGGAAGGCTATGATAAATATGCCTCCGTGATTAAACCAGGCGGCCTCATGATCGTCGACCCGAAGTATATTACACCTACGAATATGGATGCCAAAATCGTAGAGTTGCCCATGTATGACACAGTTGTTAAAGAAATCGGAAAACCGATTGTTTACAGTGTCTGTGTAGTTGGGGCTCTGATCGGTCTGACAGGCATTTGTAAACCCGAATCAGCTATAAGTGTTATCGAAGTTGCCATGCCCCCAGCTTTCTTTGACTTGAACAAGAAGGCTCTTGAAGTTGGCATAGCTCTGGGAAAAGCTGCTGCTTAAAATTAGGTCGATATATTAAACCGAAGTTAAGCAAACTCTATTAGAGATTAGAGAAAAGGCCGATCCACTTAATAGGTGAGATCGGCCTTTTTTTATGCCACGGTATGTTAGGCGCCCGGAAAAAAATCACCCTCCAATACTTGCTTAATTCTGTCTATGATCTTAATACACTCATCGTTTAATGCCTGAACCTGAACAATGAAATCGGCGCTTGTAGCATTCCCGGCACCGCTCTCTGATTCGAGTTGCTCTGTTAGCGTAACGGCCTTATGCGCTGCCAAATATTTCAGCATACCCTTCAAATGATGTGCATCATTTTCTAATTCATCATACTCATTTTTTTCAATACAAGTAGTTATCTTTGCTATAAGAGGTGAATAGGTGGATTCGAAGGCCTGCAGGCATTTGTATAGAAGAGATTTTTTGCCTGTCATAATCCGTTTTAGTTCCTGAACGTCTATGGCGTCTTCTAAATCCCAGCTGGCTTCAGATTTTGCATCAGCTTTCCCACCGGATATTACATCAGAACATCTCTTTCGGATAACTTTTTGAACTGTTTTGTTTAACGCTTCTGGACTAAGGGGTTTTGTCAAAAATTCATCCATACCGCTATTTAAAAAAAGAGTATTGTCCTCCTGTGTGGTATGGGCCGTTAGGGCAATGATCGGTGTTCGTGACAGATCCTTATCCTTTTCAATGGCTCTGATTGCAAGGGCGGCATCAATGCCGTTCATTTCCGGCATATCCCCATCCATTAAAATAAGGTCAAAACGATGGGAGCAAAACATCTTTACCGCCTCTTTGCCGTTTTCTACAATTTCAACCTGGCCTAAATTTAACATTTTAATCAGCCCTGTGACAACCACCTGATTCATTTTGTCATCTTCAGCCAGTAAAATATAATACCCACCGGGAAACACTTTTTTATCATTCATAGTTCTGCCTGATGATTCAATTTTATAAGAAAGTCTGTCTAATCTACACAGATTTTTCAACTTTTCTTGTGGATTGAGTCTGGGAGTCGATATACCAACTCAGCCCGCCGTAAGGACCGCAAAATAATCTTCAAGATCGCTCTTAAGTCTGGTATACTGCTCACCTATTTCCGGCAAAAGCTGCTCAAGACCCCCTATATCACCGGCTTTGCCCGCCTGTTCCATTTTCAAAGCGATTTTTTGAAAATCACCTGCCGCCACATAACCGGAGGCTCCCTTTATTTTATGGGCCTGGGCACCACCTTTTTGCGCCTGGCCCTGTTTGATCAGTTCTGTAAGAATATCGAGTTGTCCCGGCATGTCATCAAGGAAGATACGGATTGTCGATGCGATGAGCTGTCTGTCTTCCATAAGGTTGGCCATCAACACCTCCGGATCGAAAGAACCCGGCTCATGTTCCTCCTTTTTTTCCTGATCCACGTTGGACCGTTCCTGGTTAAGGGACTGGATTCGATTGAGCCACTTTTCAATCTTTTCAGCCAGGAGAATCGGATCGACCGGTTTGCTGATATAATCATTCATGCCTGCATTCAGGCATTTTTCCCGGTCACCGGCCATGGCATTGGCCGTCATGGCGATCACCGGGATATCCGGGTGAATGACTTTGGATGCCTTATTGCGGATCATCCGGGTGGCCTCAAGTCCGTCCAGTTCGGGCATCTGCAAATCCATCAACACCAGGTCATATGGAATTTTTTCAAGGGAGCGAACCGCCTCAAGACCGTTTGCCACGGCATCCACATAATAACCGAACTTTTTCAGAATGCCCTTTGCGACGATCTGGTTTGTAATGTTGTCTTCTGCCAGAAGAATTCTCACATGGGGCTGCTTAATTTCACCAACTAAATCCCGGATCCGGCCATGTTCTTCTTTGACGCTCGGTTCACCTGAAAGAACGGTTGCCAGGGTATCTCCAAGTTCCGAGTAACGCACCGGTTTAGTGAGATATGCTGAAAAAACACCAGAGTCGAAATGACGCAGATCATCAGCATGCCGGCCTATGGATAACATCATCACCAGTTTAATGACTGCCCCAAACGGCTCATTTTTAATGGCCTTGCCAAGCGCGTTCCCGGTCATGCCGGGCATCTGCATATCCAGTATTGCAAGGTCATAAAACATACGTTCCCGGGCTGTACGCCGTATTTTTTCCAAGGCGGTTTTACCATCTGCCGCTTCAGACACGTCTGCCCCCATACATGCCAATTGTCTCATTAATATTTCCCGGTTACTTCGGTTATCATCAACAATTAAAATACGGACATTTTTCAGTCGATCCGGCATGTTTTTTTTACGATGGCCGATTTCAGATACGGGCTGCTTTTTAAATTGGGCCGTAAACCAGAACAGGCTGCCGGAGTGCGGGCCGCCCAATGAGAGGCTTTCCGATTTGCTGAATTCGGGAACCGGTGAAATAACGCCGATATCTCCGCCCATCAATTGGGCCAATTCTTTGGATATGGCAAGTCCCAGTCCTGTGCCGCCGTATTTACGTGTAATGGAAGCATCCACCTGGATAAACTGTTCAAACAAACGATCCTGCTTGTCCGCAGCTATACCCACACCGGTATCTTTTACGGAAAAGTAAATGAGGGCCTCTTCTTTGGTTTCATGCTTGATGTACGCCTGTATCACCACCTCACCGGCATTGGTAAACTTAATGGCATTATCGGTCAAATTGGTCAAAATTTGACGAAGGCGCCCCGGATCTCCCTGAAGCAGTTCCGGTACATCGGGCGAAACCCCACATATCAACTCCAGACCTTTTTCATCGGCTTTGAGAGCCATCATCTGGGCAAAATCATCCAGAAAGGCAGGCAATTCAAAATCCAGAACTTCCATATCCACTTTGCCTGCCTCAATTTTTGAAAAATCAAGGATATCGTTGATCAAGGTTAAAAGAGCATCCGCACTGGCCTTCACATTGCTGGTGAAAAGATGTTGTTCATCCGACAGATTCGTATCCAGCAGCAGACCTGTCATACCGATGATACCGTTCATAGGCGTCCGGATTTCATGGCTCATATTAGCCAGAAACTCGCTTTTTGCCCGGGTTGCCTTCTCTGCCTTGGTCGCCATCTGTGTTGCCAGTTCTGTCTGGTTTTTCAGATCTTCATTAACGGTCATTAATTTGTTTCTGGCTTTTTTAAGCGCCCTGTTGGCCTGCTCGGTTTCCATTAAAGAGTGCTGCAGCTTCTCCTGAGCCTGTTTGCGCTCTGTGATATCGGCATGGGTACCAAACATCATCAACGGCTTACCATCATGGGTTCTGGAGATCACCCGGCCTTTATCCTGCACCCAGATCCAGTGTCCGTTCTTGTGCTTCATTCTGCATTCAGCATCTAAAAATTCTAGTTCCCCTGAGAAATGCCGATTTAAAAAAATTTCTGTCTTTTTTAAATCATCCGGGTGCACCAGATGAACCCAGGTGTCAATGGAAACAGGCGACAGCTCCCCAAGGCTGTAACCGCAGATCCGGGCCCATCGTTCGTTAAATACTGTTTCTCCGGTCTGAACATTCCATTCCCAGGTTCCGACACCCGTTCCCCGAATAACGTTGGCCAGGCGTTCACGCTCTTTGGAAATCTGCATCTGTGCATTTACATAATCGGTCTGGTCGAACATATAGCCATGGACTTGAACAACAGTTCCGGTATCGTCACGCAGTAGACGGGTAAAATCATAAAACCACCGATAGTCGCCGTTCTGGGTACGTAGCCTGTAGGTCTGCTCAAAATGCAACGTGCCGTCTTTAATATATCCGGCGATTTCAGTACCCGCCTGCTTCAGGTCATCAGGGTGTATCAGTTCCAAGTATCTAAAAGAGCAGTCCATCATCTGCTCCGGCGTGTACCCCAGGATCTGGGCGACATTTTTAGATACAAAAGTCACGGGCCAGTTACTTTCAGGGGACCAGGAAATGGTGATCACCGGTCCTGCCGCAAAAAGATCCCGCTCCTGTCGAAGAGCATCTTCAGCTTTCTGCTGCTCTGTGATATCCACAAAGGTTTCCAAGAAAGCCGGTTGCCCGTTGTAAGTAAAAGGTCGAGCGGTTTTAATAATCGGAATTTCATCGCCGGCTGTATTGAAAAGCATCCGCCGGCTGTTGTCCATCGCCTGGCCAAAGGCTTTAATCGTGCAGGCTCCTTTTTCTGTGGGGCAGATATATTGCGTCCATTCATGGCCGACGATACTATCCCGATCTGTACCGATGAGTTTTGCGGCTGTCGGATTAACGTAACGGATCACATAATCCGCTTGGCTGATGATGACCACGCCGGCATCCAGGTGTTCAAGAATTTCCCGCTGCCGGGATTCTGCTTCCATCAGGGATGCCTGGGTTCGGGTCAGTTCTTTAAAACTGTCATCCGCCATTGCTGCGATGGCTTGAAATTCATGAAAGGTATAATCAGCCGCGTTGACATCATTGTCTGCAATAGCGTCCTGGAGCATAGAAAGCTCTTTATCAACGCTTGCCGTTAAACGGCGAGAGGCCATCCTTAAAAAGAAAATCACGCTTAATGTCAGGCTGAAAATGATTAAAAGTTCCACAATAAATTTGTTGCGCAGCTGTCTTCCAAAGGACTGAATGTTTTTTTCAACATCATCCAGGTACAGCCCGCTGCCAATCACCCAGCCCCAATCATTGATTTTCCGTACAAACGAAATTTTCGGCACCACACGCCCAAGACTGGGCTTGTTCCATTTATATTGAATAAATCCGCCATCGGCTTTACCGGCTGCGTCAATCAAGGTCTGCGTGATTTTTATACCGTTGGGATCAGTGGTGTCCCGGAGGTCGTTACCGACCAGTTCCGGCTGGACCCGGTTAAGCAGTAAAATCCCCTTATCAGTGACAACAAAAAGGTACCCTTCTCCATGGGAATAAACGTAGGATTTCAGACCTTTAATTATTTGTTTTTTAATATCTTCGATTGAGGCACCTTTTTGGCCCAGACGGTGACGCTCATAGTTGATATAATCCATGGCCCGATTGACCATGGTTCGGATCAGATCTTTTCTTTCATTAAAAATGATATCACGTATCTGCGCCACCTCATTTTTAGCAGTAAACCAGGCTTGAACAGCCAGCCCTGTAATCAAAACAACGCTCAGAAGAATAAGCGCCTGGCGCAAATTGCTGCGAAAGACCTCAGGCATAGACCGGGAGACAGAGATATCTGTCTTTGAAAACAGCCTGATCAGGCTGTACCCAGCCAATGCCAAAAGCAGCATACCCAGCCCGCCAGCAATGGCAGCAGGCCATATTTTTGAATCCGGCCGATTGCGAATTTCCGCCTCCTGTGGCAACAGATCCGGATTTAAACCATGGGAACGAAGCTTGTCCCACAAAAAGATCGGGGAATTGGGACTGTCTGTGATCACAGGGGGAATAATTTTTTTCTGCAGTATATGACGGGCAAGTTCTCCGGCTGTTTGTCCCTGGTCCCGGGAACTGGCCAGCATGCCGCCGACAATACCGTGGTCCAGGTAAAAATCCCACATACCGTATACCGGAGCAAGCGTGGCGCGGTCGACCAGCTCTGCCGCTGCCTCATGGCTGTAGTACACACCATCTTTATCCCGGTTGAAAAGTACCAGAAAAACAGCATCGTCAGGAGAAACCGCTGACAGATTTTGCTGCAGTTCAACCGTGGACAGACCGCGAAGCCAAACCAGCCTAAATCCAAAATTTTTAGCCATAAAAGCTGTTTCCACCTCTTTTCCAACGGCTGCGCCGGTGGGGGTCGTACCGATAATAAGGTAAAGCGTTTCCGCTTTTGGTTGAAGCAGGCGAATCAATTGGAGGGTCCGGACAGGATCGGTTTTTTCCACCACCCCGGTGATACGGTTTTCAAATTCGTCAAGGAGCGTTGACTGGAAGTTGTTGATGCCGCAGAAAACGATCGGAACGCCAGGAAACAGACTCTTCTTGTAACGATGAAGAAAAGTGACGGCATTGTTATCGGACAGAATCAGCAAATCAATGGGAAGGATTTTGTATTTCCAGTTCAGATATTCAAGGATGTAAGAGCCTGCCGCTTCCAGCGGCTGTCGCTTGCTGTCCAGATACTCGCTGAAAATTTCAACGGGAGCGCCTTCCAGTGCCGTTCTAATACCTGTTTCGATATTGTCGGTCCAGGAAAAGCCTTTGTGGTAAGAATGCAGTATTAATATCCGTTTTGCGGCGGGGGGCAACCCTGTGCCCATATCAGAGGCTGTGGCAACCCCGATAAAAACGGCTGAAAT encodes the following:
- a CDS encoding 2-oxoacid:ferredoxin oxidoreductase subunit beta, translated to MSDTQIDIKKYLRTQFFPQMWCPGCGHGTVMGALLRAIGDLGLDNDDVSVISGIGCSSRISGYLDFNTAHTMHGRALPTATGVKLANPNLKVIVPFGDGDSTAIGGNHLIHACRRNIDITAIVMNNRIYGMTGGQYSPMSGPGVKASTAPYGVPDRAFDLMELVKGAGATFVARTTVYHAKEAQNTIKKAIEHKGFSVVEILSQCPTQFGRKNKTGEAPQMMEWYKDNTVPMGSKKLEENPDLIQRGIFVDEQVPEYCEVYQANVIDKVMKKG
- a CDS encoding PAS domain-containing protein, with the translated sequence MQLRLAHFFYGFLIAGCVLFSTISAVFIGVATASDMGTGLPPAAKRILILHSYHKGFSWTDNIETGIRTALEGAPVEIFSEYLDSKRQPLEAAGSYILEYLNWKYKILPIDLLILSDNNAVTFLHRYKKSLFPGVPIVFCGINNFQSTLLDEFENRITGVVEKTDPVRTLQLIRLLQPKAETLYLIIGTTPTGAAVGKEVETAFMAKNFGFRLVWLRGLSTVELQQNLSAVSPDDAVFLVLFNRDKDGVYYSHEAAAELVDRATLAPVYGMWDFYLDHGIVGGMLASSRDQGQTAGELARHILQKKIIPPVITDSPNSPIFLWDKLRSHGLNPDLLPQEAEIRNRPDSKIWPAAIAGGLGMLLLALAGYSLIRLFSKTDISVSRSMPEVFRSNLRQALILLSVVLITGLAVQAWFTAKNEVAQIRDIIFNERKDLIRTMVNRAMDYINYERHRLGQKGASIEDIKKQIIKGLKSYVYSHGEGYLFVVTDKGILLLNRVQPELVGNDLRDTTDPNGIKITQTLIDAAGKADGGFIQYKWNKPSLGRVVPKISFVRKINDWGWVIGSGLYLDDVEKNIQSFGRQLRNKFIVELLIIFSLTLSVIFFLRMASRRLTASVDKELSMLQDAIADNDVNAADYTFHEFQAIAAMADDSFKELTRTQASLMEAESRQREILEHLDAGVVIISQADYVIRYVNPTAAKLIGTDRDSIVGHEWTQYICPTEKGACTIKAFGQAMDNSRRMLFNTAGDEIPIIKTARPFTYNGQPAFLETFVDITEQQKAEDALRQERDLFAAGPVITISWSPESNWPVTFVSKNVAQILGYTPEQMMDCSFRYLELIHPDDLKQAGTEIAGYIKDGTLHFEQTYRLRTQNGDYRWFYDFTRLLRDDTGTVVQVHGYMFDQTDYVNAQMQISKERERLANVIRGTGVGTWEWNVQTGETVFNERWARICGYSLGELSPVSIDTWVHLVHPDDLKKTEIFLNRHFSGELEFLDAECRMKHKNGHWIWVQDKGRVISRTHDGKPLMMFGTHADITERKQAQEKLQHSLMETEQANRALKKARNKLMTVNEDLKNQTELATQMATKAEKATRAKSEFLANMSHEIRTPMNGIIGMTGLLLDTNLSDEQHLFTSNVKASADALLTLINDILDFSKIEAGKVDMEVLDFELPAFLDDFAQMMALKADEKGLELICGVSPDVPELLQGDPGRLRQILTNLTDNAIKFTNAGEVVIQAYIKHETKEEALIYFSVKDTGVGIAADKQDRLFEQFIQVDASITRKYGGTGLGLAISKELAQLMGGDIGVISPVPEFSKSESLSLGGPHSGSLFWFTAQFKKQPVSEIGHRKKNMPDRLKNVRILIVDDNRSNREILMRQLACMGADVSEAADGKTALEKIRRTARERMFYDLAILDMQMPGMTGNALGKAIKNEPFGAVIKLVMMLSIGRHADDLRHFDSGVFSAYLTKPVRYSELGDTLATVLSGEPSVKEEHGRIRDLVGEIKQPHVRILLAEDNITNQIVAKGILKKFGYYVDAVANGLEAVRSLEKIPYDLVLMDLQMPELDGLEATRMIRNKASKVIHPDIPVIAMTANAMAGDREKCLNAGMNDYISKPVDPILLAEKIEKWLNRIQSLNQERSNVDQEKKEEHEPGSFDPEVLMANLMEDRQLIASTIRIFLDDMPGQLDILTELIKQGQAQKGGAQAHKIKGASGYVAAGDFQKIALKMEQAGKAGDIGGLEQLLPEIGEQYTRLKSDLEDYFAVLTAG
- a CDS encoding response regulator encodes the protein MNDKKVFPGGYYILLAEDDKMNQVVVTGLIKMLNLGQVEIVENGKEAVKMFCSHRFDLILMDGDMPEMNGIDAALAIRAIEKDKDLSRTPIIALTAHTTQEDNTLFLNSGMDEFLTKPLSPEALNKTVQKVIRKRCSDVISGGKADAKSEASWDLEDAIDVQELKRIMTGKKSLLYKCLQAFESTYSPLIAKITTCIEKNEYDELENDAHHLKGMLKYLAAHKAVTLTEQLESESGAGNATSADFIVQVQALNDECIKIIDRIKQVLEGDFFPGA
- a CDS encoding 2-oxoacid:acceptor oxidoreductase family protein, producing the protein MESTGIVFTASGGQGVITTAIILARAATIFEGKNAIQSQSYGAAARGGATRADILISEGNLYYPKVEKADIFVALMQEGYDKYASVIKPGGLMIVDPKYITPTNMDAKIVELPMYDTVVKEIGKPIVYSVCVVGALIGLTGICKPESAISVIEVAMPPAFFDLNKKALEVGIALGKAAA